In a single window of the Coffea eugenioides isolate CCC68of chromosome 3, Ceug_1.0, whole genome shotgun sequence genome:
- the LOC113764804 gene encoding chalcone synthase 2 encodes MVTVEEVRRAQRAEGPATIMAIGTATPPNCVEQSTYPDYYFRITDSEHKTELKEKFKRMCDKSMIKKRYMYLTEEILKENPNICAYMAPSLDARQDMVVVEVPKLGKEAAQKAIKEWGQPKSKITHLVFCTTSGVDMPGADYQLTKLLGLRPSVKRLMMYQQGCFAGGTVLRVAKDLAENNKGARVLVVCSEITAVTFRGPSDAHLDSLVGQALFGDGAAAIIIGADPVPEVERPLFEIVTAAQTILPDSHGAIDGHLREVGLTFHLLKDVPGLISKNIEKSLKEAFEPLGISDWNSLFWIAHPGGPAILDQVEEKLALKPKKLRATRHVMSEYGNMSSACVLFILDEMRKASAKDGFNTTGEGLEWGVLFGFGPGLTVETVVLHSATIQK; translated from the exons ATGGTTACCGTCGAGGAAGTTAGGAGGGCTCAAAGGGCCGAAGGACCGGCGACGATCATGGCCATCGGAACAGCTACGCCACCAAATTGTGTCGAGCAAAGCACTTATCCGGATTATTATTTTCGCATTACTGATAGTGAGCATAAGACTGAGCTCAAAGAAAAGTTTAAGCGCATGT GTGACAAATCGATGATTAAGAAGCGTTACATGTACTTGACAGAGGAAATCTTGAAGGAAAATCCCAATATTTGTGCTTACATGGCACCCTCACTAGATGCTAGGCAAGACATGGTGGTTGTTGAAGTACCAAAACTGGGCAAAGAAGCAGCCCAAAAGGCCATTAAGGAATGGGGTCAGCCCAAGTCCAAGATCACCCATCTAGTCTTCTGTACCACTAGTGGTGTGGACATGCCTGGAGCAGACTATCAGCTCACCAAACTCTTGGGCCTTCGCCCGTCCGTCAAGCGCCTCATGATGTACCAACAGGGTTGTTTTGCTGGTGGGACGGTCCTCCGGGTAGCCAAGGACTTGGCTGAGAACAACAAAGGTGCCCGTGTCCTTGTCGTCTGCTCAGAAATCACTGCAGTTACATTCCGTGGCCCAAGTGACGCGCATTTGGATAGTCTTGTAGGCCAAGCCCTGTTTGGAGATGGGGCAGCTGCCATCATTATCGGCGCCGATCCGGTTCCCGAAGTTGAGAGGCCCTTGTTTGAGATCGTTACAGCAGCCCAAACCATTCTTCCCGACAGTCACGGGGCTATCGACGGCCATCTTCGTGAGGTTGGGCTTACGTTCCATCTTCTCAAGGATGTTCCCGGGTTAATCTCAAAGAACATTGAAAAGAGCCTGAAAGAAGCATTTGAGCCTCTTGGTATTTCTGACTGGAACTCACTCTTTTGGATTGCACATCCTGGTGGACCTGCAATTTTGGACCAAGTGGAGGAAAAACTGGCTCTAAAGCCCAAAAAATTACGGGCTACTAGGCATGTGATGAGCGAGTATGGAAATATGTCAAGTGCCTGTGTCCTGTTCATTCTTGATGAGATGAGAAAGGCCTCAGCCAAGGATGGATTCAACACCACAGGGGAAGGCTTAGAATGGGGTGTGCTCTTTGGTTTTGGGCCTGGACTCACAGTTGAGACAGTGGTTCTTCACAGCGCCACGATTCAAAAGTAA